A window of Micromonospora sp. WMMC415 genomic DNA:
GGTGTGGTGGGCTACGTGCTCCTGCTGGCGGGTGCCGACGTGGACGCCCGCGACGGGCGAGGGCGGCGGCCGGCGTTGATGTACGCGGTCGAACGCGACGAGCAGCGGGTCCTCGCGGCGCTTCTGCTGGGCGTTGCGACCATCGGCCCTATCCGACGAGACGGCCGCCCAGCATGAGCAGCATCGGTCCGCGGTGCTGGCGGAACTCGCCGACCGGTTCGGCCCCGACCGCGGGCCGTGACCTGAGGTTCACCTGGGAGCTCTGACCGAGTCGGGCGCGAGGCTGGTGTTGGTGTGTAGGGCGTGTCCTGTCGATCATGGAAGAATAAGCTGGCCGTTCTGGCTCGAATCTTGACTTGGTTGTGGCCGACATGGGGGACAAGTTCGGTGCGGACGGCTTCCGCGAACGGTCGTCGGGTACACCTGAGGTCGTCGGGGCCGCCGCGCGAGCACGTCAACGTGAAGCCCGAGGGCTGGGTCGGGGATGTCAGGCCGATGCCGGCAGGGATCGCTGCATCGTGCAGTGCCTGATCTCCACCCTGCTTCAGTTCCTTGGCCAGAAGTCCGGGTCGACCAGCGTTAACACGCGAACGAACCGGAGTGGGCGCGGTGGGTGGGAACCGTCACGGTAGGTCGGTCAGGTTCAGCCGGTACCACGCACTGTCGATGAAGACATGCAGGTCGGCGCCGCGGCCAACGATGCGGGCGCGGTCCGGCAGTGGTCGGTCGTCGGGCAGCGTGAGTCGGTACGGCTTGAAGTGGCCTTGGTCGAGGTCACCGACGAGCATCCGGCCGTGGTGTTCCCGGTATCCGCCGACGAGCGCGCACCGGGTGCCGTCGGTGATCAGGGCGTTGGCGGCGGAGCCGCTGCCGGGCCATGATCGGACGGTGTTTTCGATGCGTACGACCGGGAAGCCAGAGTAGTACGAACTCCAGGCGGTTTCACCGGCGACGTTGAGCGCGTAGCAGTCGTCGATCGGGTCGAGGTCGTCGGTGGGGAAGTGCCACTCGGGGTGCAGGTTCTCGGTGAACCGGACGATGCCGGTCGCCCCGACCGGTGCGGGCCCCGGTCCACCCCAACCGAAGTTGCCGCACACACCTTCGTCGAAGTAGCCGACCCAGATCTTCCCGGAGACGGTGGCGAGCACGTGTTCGATGCCGTCGCCGAGGGTGCCGCGGCGAGTAACCGTACCGTCGGCGTCGACGATGATCGCGTTGCGGTCGGCGCCTTCGGGTCGCCACCGGCAGCGGGACCCGACCACCAGGATCCGACCCTCCGGCAGCGGCTGGACATGACAGTGCGCGAGCGTCAGGTCGGCGATACGGACCGCCGAGGTGAGCTGCGGGGCATACGTCGCCACGTGAACCGGCACACCGGCATCTGTGGTCGGGTCGGGGAACGACGACCAGCCTGGCCGAGTCGTGCGCGCCTGCAACGTTCTGCGGCCGGACGCGGTGGACCACATGGCGATCGCCTCGTTGTGCGGCCCCACCGACACCGTCACCAACGCGTCGCCGCGGTCGATGGGCCTCATCTGTCCGTGGGAGCGCAACCGCACGCTGCGCCGGGCGGACTTGGACTTGGCCACCGTGTCTACCTCCGCCGCCAGAACGTCGCACGCCACCAGTACAAGGCGGTGCGGTCCGTTGGCCATCCAGTCTCCTGAACGCCGGTGGGCTCGAACTGATCCACCCCGGGTTCGACGGGCCGCCAGCCCGGCTCGACCGGCTCGTCAGGCAGCGGCTGGCGAACATGCCGCACGAGGCGTTCCTCGGACGCCCCGATCCGGGCGAACGTGGCCTGGGCCTCGATCAGCGACGGCTTGTTCGCACCGCCGGACCAGTCCGGCCAGCGCAGCTGGATCTGATCGTCTTCCCAGAAGCACACCGGGCAGATTTCATACGAGCCCGGTCCTTCAGCGAAGGTCAAGTGCCCGCAGCACGGACACGGGAAGACGCCGCTCACGATGTAGATCATGACGGGACGGACGACCCCGCCGCAGCCCCGTTCCTACCGCTAACGGCGGCCCACGGGCGCGCACCCCCCGTTGGGCTACCGGGGCCGGCCCGGTAGCCGCGGACGGCGGTGATGGTAGGGCGATCGCTGGAAAGGTCGTGGCGGCACCGGCACACAGGTGGTGGTGCGACCGGTGCCGCGACGACGGCGCCCAACAAGCGCCACGGCCGGATGCGCCGGTCGCAGCGCTCTCAGTAGGGCGACGAGCTGCGGGTGATGGGACGCCTGCGGCGAGGAGCCACGATCGCTATGGCGGGCGGGTCGGCGTGCGGGCGGCGGGGCAGAGTCGCTCGTACTCCGAGATCATCACCACCGGCTCCGCGGCTTGCAGGTCGGGGGAGCGCGGTGGTCGTCCTGGTCGGGTAGCTTCGCCGGGTGGTTGATCGAGCGGTGCGACCCGGCGATGTCGCCGTGATGAGGTTGTCAGACGGCGGATTCGGGGCATGTCAGGTCACAGGCGTCGATGGCCGTGTGACCTCGGCGTATGCGCTGCGCTGGCACTCGGTGGATCGGCCGAGCCTGGACGAGCTGCGTGGCGTCGAGCCGCTGATGCTTGACCATCATGCCCATCACGGGCGCCTTGCTCACTTGTCGATTGGCAGCTGGCATGCGGTGCCGCCGGGGTTCGCGTGGATCGGCAACCTGCCCGTTCCTGAGGGTGTGCCGGCGTTGTCGAACACGTACTCGGGCTGGCAGTCACTTGCCGACGATGTGGTCAGGCAGCGCCGCTGGGACCGAGAGCTACCGGCGGCAGCGAAGGCCGCCTACCGTGCGGCCGCCACTCGCGGTGAGGTCGACGTCGACTTCGGCGCCGGGACCGCGACGCTCGGCGCGGCCACGCCTCGACTACTGGACCTGAGCGGTGCAGGGTCGATGCCGGTGCCTACGTCCGGGCCGGTGCGATGGTCCGCTCTCGATCAGCTGCCCCGCTGTACGGCATTGACGTGGGCCGGCCCGGACCGGGGCCTCGCCCGCGCGTTGGCAGACCACCCGATTGTCTCGTCACTGACGTGGCGGGACGCCCCGCCGGTCGTGGATCTGACCGACACCGGTCTGCAGCACCTGTCGCTGTCCGGTGCGGATGTTCGCGAGGTGCGGCTGCCCCGTGGCCTGCACGGCCTTGAGCTGGCGGCAGCGGACCCGGGTCTGGCCGTGTACGCGGCGGACGGTGGCCGATGGCTTCATCTCATCCTGACCGGTGCTGATGCGGAAACGACGGTTCCTGCAGGCCTGCACGGTGTTCGAGAGGTCGCCCTGGACGGTGGCGGCACCATGTTCGTCAATGCCGTGCGGGAACTGAAGAAGCTGGAGAGCGTCCGGATCCACTGGCGCAAGCCACCGGGTCAGCTGATCGACGCCGCTGCTCTGGCCAGTCTGACTCGTCTGGCTGTCATCGAGCTTGTCGATGGCTACGGCCTGGACGCGGACACACTGCCTGAGCTGACCTCGCTGACGCAGCTGAGCATCAGCGGTCTACGCCGATCGATCGTGCCCGACTTTAAGGCCCGCTACCGCGGCACCGGGGTGCGCCTGGTCATCGAGGGCGCGAAGCCCGACACGTGGCTGGCCGCCAACCTGAACACCCGTTCCGGGACTGGGTCGACGACGACGCCCGAGGTGGAGCCGCCGCCTGCAAGGCATACGCCAGCGCGGTCCGCACCCTTGACAAGCTTCTGCAGGACCGTGATCGGCGAGCCGACGAAGCTGAATTGGCTTTGCGCACCCTGGTTGAGGCGCTCAACACGATCGACCAGAAGTACGAGATCATCGACACGCTGCGCCGAGAGGAAGCCTTCGACGCGTTCGTGGAACTCGCCACCCGGGCTGAGGTCCCAGCGCATCTGGCCGACCAGTGGTTCGACGAGTGGCGTGACTTCTAACTGACTCCATGCGGGCCTACTCACTGAGGCGCAGCGCAGCGCCATCTCGCCACGCCGCGAAGGCAGCCGCCGATGATGCGTACGTGTTCGTCGGCAAGCGGGACGCCGGAACCCATCCGATCTCCGCGCACTTGTGCGGTTCGGCGTTGACCGGTCGGCCGTAGCGTGCGGGCTCGTACACAGCGGCGAAGACCAGCCCCACGCGACCCTGGCCGGCCCGGCTGCGGTGATGACCGTGGCGGCGAGTCGCACCATGCCGCGGTCCAGCCACGCACCGATCTCCTCCGACGTCTCGCGCACGACTGCGGTGACCACGTCCTCACCGGCTTCGAGTTTTCCGCTCGGCAGCACCCATCGACCGTCGGCATACCCCGTCCCCTGCCGAAGACCGAGCAGGACACGATCGCCGTCAGCAAGCAGGAGCAGCACGTCGACCCGGTGCATGGGAACCGTCACGACGCCCGACCGTAGCGGCGCAGCGCCGGACGGGTCTACTTCACTACCGGATCGGACATCCGTTCGAGTAACGCTGCCGTTCCTCGCTACAACCAGGTTGAGCCGACACACCAGCCCCACCTACGGTTTCGAGGCAACGAATCAACGACAGCAGCCCCCGAGCGGGCCCTCTCCCCGGGGAACCGCGAAGCACATCGAAGATCAAGATAGGAACGTCCGCCTGATGGATTCCGTGCCGAACGACGGCGCTGTTGACGATGAGCGCTTGCACTACCTGCTGGGGCTGCAGACCGAGTTGCCGTCGCTGGACTACAAGCAGAAGTACGACCTCGGGACGGCCGGCAAGTCAAGGTTCGACTTCGTCAAGGACTGCGCGGCCATGCTCAGCCGCCCACACGGCGGGTACCTCGTCGTCGGAGTCGACGACCGAGGCCAACCGGTCGCCTCCGGCCTGCGCGCCGCGGACTTCGACTCCAGCCGGCTACGGGACATGCTCGCCAAGCACCTCGAAGGCAGCATTGACGTGCGCAGCGCCGTCCATGAGGTCGACAACATTCCAATCGCGCTGATCTACCTCGCACGACGAACCGACGGACTGTTCCCGATCGTCAAATCGGACTTCACCTACACCGAGCCGGGCGGCACCCAGAGGACCGCTCTACGGGCCGGCGACGTGTACGTCCGCGACGGAACCAGCACCCGCCGCTGGAGATCGGCTGACCTCCCGTCGCTGCTGACCCCGTACGT
This region includes:
- a CDS encoding CPCC family cysteine-rich protein encodes the protein MIYIVSGVFPCPCCGHLTFAEGPGSYEICPVCFWEDDQIQLRWPDWSGGANKPSLIEAQATFARIGASEERLVRHVRQPLPDEPVEPGWRPVEPGVDQFEPTGVQETGWPTDRTALYWWRATFWRRR